From the genome of Fusobacterium sp. SYSU M8D902:
CTTCATCTTCTTAAAATAAATCACTGTGAGTTCCTGTTCTTGATAAAGTAAGTATTAATTTTGATTTTTCAATTTTATATATAAGTAACCAATCTGGTCTAATGTGACACTCCATAAAACCACTATAGTTTCCTACTAGTTGATGATTTCTATACTTAGATGGTAATTCTTTTTCATTGGCAATTAACTCAATAACTTCTTTAAGTAAATTTAAATTATATCCTCTTTTTTTTAGAAGTTTATAATCTTTTTCAAAGACCTTAGTAGTAGTTATTTCTAACATTAACTAATCCTCCTTATCAAGTGCACTAAAAAGTTCTTCTGTAGTCTTATATGTAGGACGTTTAACTTTTCCAGCAATTATATCCTCTGTTTCTTCTATAGCTTTTATAGTCGTAATATCAAAATTTTCTAATTTTGTTTCAAATGGTAATCCACCCATTCTTATCATAGATTTTACAAACATATTAAATGCAGAAGACATACTTAATCCCAATTCATCACATATATGATTAAATACTTTTTTATCTTCTTCATTTATTCTAACATTAATTATTGCCATATTAATCACTCCTTTTTTATATACAATGTATAGATATATTATATACAAAAACTCTTATTATGTAGAGTGTAACACATTTATTTCAAATAGTCAATATATGCCAATACACTCTCATAATTTTGTTTCCAACTTTTTATACTAGCTTCTCTTAGATTCAAATTATACATAGTAAATAAGGATGAACCTCTAACTAAAATTGAGCAAATAATCAACTTTCATTATTTCCTTTTGGAAATTGGATCCCATCAATATAATAATCATAAATGTTTTATCATTTTAGAGCAAGAGTTTTAATAATTGAAAATTATTGGTAACAAAATAACTCCAGTGGAAAATCCACTGGAGTTATATAAAAATTTATTTGTTTTTACCAATACTATTTGACAAAGAATCATTTTTTTGAAAAAATTTTTAAAGATTCTATTCTCATTTATTTATCCTTAATAATACTAAATTTTAATACTTTGTTGAAATAGCAGCTAATAAAGATTTTGTTGTATTAGCAGTTGCCAACTTTATCTCTTTTGATTTATGTAATTTAACTTCAATAGTGTTAGTTTTCTTTGAAGAATTAAAAATTTTATTAGATGAAATTTTAATTTCTCTAAATAATGATTTAGTTGCCATCTTTTCCTCCTCAAATTATATTTTTATTAAAGTTATTTCCTATAACCTATTATATCATTATTTTAAGTTAAAATCAATTATCTTCATTTCACTTATTCTTTACTGAAGTTCATGCTCCTAAGACTTTGTATTATCAATACACTCTCACAATATAGAGTGTAATAAGTGGCAATAGAACTACCAATATATAATCTATTATCTTTGTCTCCAGTTTTCTGTACTGGCTTCTCTTAGCTCCAACTTGAAATCCCTTAGACTCCATAGCCATAGCAATATTTTCAGAAGATCTAATAGCTGTTACCAACATAGGTAACATAAATAGATTTTTCTTCACTCCTCTAGCCCTATAAGCATAGGTTATATTTCTATACTCATTTTTTACTATTGGTATAAAGTTGTAAGCTGCCATTATACCATAGGCAAACTTTTCAGAAAGCCTAAACTGTTGCATCAGACTCAAGATAAACATTCTAGGATCTGTTGTGTAGACAAATAGAAAACCAAGTCCAGCATAAGCTAATATTCTAGCTGCCAACTGTAGACCACTCTCAGCACTCTCCATTACTACAACAATCTTAGTCATATCTGTTATATCTGTAGTAGCACTCTCATTTCCGTAGAAATACCCAGTAAAGAATACTCCCAAAGCCATTATAATTACTGGGAGAAAAGAGATACACAATCTTTTTATACTCACTTTAGATA
Proteins encoded in this window:
- a CDS encoding type II toxin-antitoxin system YafQ family toxin → MLEITTTKVFEKDYKLLKKRGYNLNLLKEVIELIANEKELPSKYRNHQLVGNYSGFMECHIRPDWLLIYKIEKSKLILTLSRTGTHSDLF
- a CDS encoding energy-coupling factor transporter transmembrane component T — encoded protein: MNTSKLNPGFKGLTIFLISLILSFEYNYYVNISVFLICLILMLLSKVSIKRLCISFLPVIIMALGVFFTGYFYGNESATTDITDMTKIVVVMESAESGLQLAARILAYAGLGFLFVYTTDPRMFILSLMQQFRLSEKFAYGIMAAYNFIPIVKNEYRNITYAYRARGVKKNLFMLPMLVTAIRSSENIAMAMESKGFQVGAKRSQYRKLETKIIDYILVVLLPLITLYIVRVY
- a CDS encoding type II toxin-antitoxin system RelB/DinJ family antitoxin — translated: MAIINVRINEEDKKVFNHICDELGLSMSSAFNMFVKSMIRMGGLPFETKLENFDITTIKAIEETEDIIAGKVKRPTYKTTEELFSALDKED